A window of the Citrus sinensis cultivar Valencia sweet orange chromosome 9, DVS_A1.0, whole genome shotgun sequence genome harbors these coding sequences:
- the LOC102608610 gene encoding putative BPI/LBP family protein At1g04970, with translation MGCFIKFSSPAILFMFLSLLLIPTSAHVQVNEGGYISAVISKKGLDFFKNYLINKATSSIIPLELPDIEKSKKIPLIGKVHMALSNIIIYSVGIDSSYVETGDTDLLLSVSGATADCGMNWEYSYGSWLLPTISDSGAATVLVEGLEVGLTVSLKEQGGIVKVILVDCGSHVRDISIKVDGGASWLYQALFEAFEGKIKSAVESAVTKKISELITKLDSIFQSLPKQIPVSDIASMNTSFVRSPVLSDSSVEVEINGLFTASSGTSMLNYYHKGFESSASCSSPAKMIGIQLNENVFSSGALVYFNANRLHWIIDDIPEKSVLNTSGWRHIIPQLYTQYPNDGMNLYISVTSPPKIHVSEHDIGGTIDLDMTINVLDSSEVIPVACISLVINTSCFPEIKGDNLAGVIRLNDFKASLTWSRIGNLNMHIFQSMMSTILKTGFLPYINAHLRRGFPLPLPSGFTLENAEIFCTNSWVVVCSDLAALSLTSLQM, from the exons ATGGGTTGCTTCATAAAATTCTCGTCGCCAGCTATTTTGTTCATGTTCTTATCGTTACTGCTGATTCCTACTAGTGCCCATGTCCAAGTCAATGAAGGAGGATACATCTCTGCTGTTATATCCAAAAAGGGTcttgattttttcaaaaattatctGATAAACAAGGCTACTTCCTCTATAATTCCACTCGAGCTGCCAGATATCGAGAAGTCCAAGAAAATTCCACTAATTGGGAAAGTTCACATGGCTCTATCCAATATTATAATCTACAGTGTCGGGATTGATTCTTCATATGTTGAAACAGGAGACACAGATTTACTGCTATCTGTTTCCGGCGCTACCGCAGATTGCGGCATGAATTGGGAGTACTCTTATGGTTCTTGGTTGCTGCCAACCATTTCTGATTCTGGAGCTGCTACTGTTCTG GTTGAAGGACTGGAAGTGGGGCTAACTGTATCTTTGAAGGAACAAGGAGGGATAGTTAAGGTTATTCTCGTAGACTGTGGAAGTCATGTGAGAGATATCTCTATAAAGGTGGATGGCGGAGCATCCTGGCTTTATCAAGC GTTGTTTGAAGCATTTGAAGGCAAAATAAAGTCTGCAGTCGAAAGTGCTGTCACGAAAAAAATAAGTGAACTGATAACAAAGCTGGATTCTATATTTCAATCACTTCCAAAGCAAATCCCAGTTAGTGATATCGCTTCAATGAATACTAGTTTTGTGAGAAGTCCTGTATTGAGTGATTCTTCTGTTGAAGTTGAAATCAATGGTTTATTTACTGCAAGTAGTGGCACTTCAATGTTGAACTATTACCACAAAGGATTTGAGTCTTCTGCTTCCTGCAGTAGTCCAGCTAAGATGATCGGAATtcaattgaatgaaaatgttttCAGCTCAGGTGCACTGGTCTACTTCAAT GCAAATCGTCTGCACTGGATCATAGATGACATACCAGAGAAGTCTGTTCTCAACACTTCCGGATGGAGGCACATTATACCTCAACTCTACACGCAGTACCCAAATGATGGCATGAATCTATATATATCCGTAACAAGTCCTCCAAAGATACATGTTTCAGAGCATGACATAGGTGGCACCATTGACTTAGATATGACAATCAATGTTCTGGACTCCAGTGAAGTTATACCTGTTGCATGCATCTCATTG GTAATAAACACTTCTTGTTTTCCAGAAATCAAAGGAGATAACCTGGCCGGTGTCATTAGATTAAACGACTTTAAAGCATCTTTGACGTGGAGCAGGATCGGCAATCTTAACATGCACATATTCCAG TCCATGATGTCCACTATTCTCAAGACTGGCTTCTTGCCATACATAAACGCACATCTCAGAAGAGGATTTCCTTTGCCACTTCCTTCTGGTTTTACACTTGAGAATGCTGAAATTTTCTGCACCAATTCCTGGGTGGTTGTTTGCAGTGATCTGGCAGCCTTAAGCTTGACATCTTTACAAATGTAG
- the LOC102608319 gene encoding serine/threonine-protein phosphatase PP-X isozyme 2, whose amino-acid sequence MSDLDRQIEQLKKCEPLKESEVKALCLKAMEILVEESNVQRVDAPVTICGDIHGQFYDMKELFKVGGDCPKTNYLFLGDFVDRGFYSVETFLLLLALKVRYPDRITLIRGNHESRQITQVYGFYDECLRKYGSVNVWRYCTDIFDYLSLSALIENKIFSVHGGLSPAISTLDQIRTIDRKQEVPHDGAMCDLLWSDPEDIVDGWGLSPRGAGFLFGGSVVTSFNHSNNIDYICRAHQLVMEGYKWMFNNQIVTVWSAPNYCYRCGNVAAILELDENLNKQFRVFDAAPQESRGAPAKKPAPDYFL is encoded by the exons atGTCGGATTTAGATAGGCAAATAGAGCAGCTGAAGAAATGCGAGCCGTTGAAAGAGTCGGAGGTTAAAGCCCTTTGTCTCAAAGCCATGGAAATCCTCGTCGAAGAAAGCAACGTTCAACGTGTTGACGCCCCTGTCACt ATATGCGGTGACATCCATGGGCAGTTCTATGACATGAAAGAGCTTTTTAAAGTAGGAGGTGACTGCCCAAAGacaaattatttgtttcttggAGATTTTGTTGACAGAGGATTTTACTCCGTCGAGACGTTTCTACTTCTGCTTGCCCTTAAG GTGAGATATCCAGATCGGATAACACTCATTAGAGGGAACCATGAAAGTCGTCAGATCACACAG GTATATGGATTCTATGATGAATGCCTACGTAAATATGGCTCTGTGAATGTTTGGAGATATTGCACCGAtatttttgattatttaag TTTGTCTGCTCTCATAGAGAACAAGATTTTTAGTGTCCATGGTGGTCTCTCTCCTGCCATCTCAACATTGGATCAG ATTCGAACAATTGATCGTAAACAAGAAGTACCTCATGATGGTGCCATGTGTGACCTTCTGTGGTCAGATCCTGAAGATATCGTAGATGGTTGGGGATTGAGTCCCCGTGGCGCTGGTTTCCTATTTGGTGGCAGTGTTGTCACTTCTTTCAACCACTCAAACAACATTGACTACATATGTCGTGCTCATCAGTTGGTAATGGAAGGATATAAATGGATGTTCAACAACCAGATAGTGACAGTCTGGTCAGCTCCAAATTACTGCTATCG ATGTGGCAATGTAGCAGCAATACTTGAACTCGATGAAAATCTTAACAAGCAGTTTCGTGTATTCGATGCTGCCCCACAG GAATCAAGAGGGGCTCCTGCCAAAAAACCTGCACCAGATTACTTTTTATGA